Proteins co-encoded in one Myxococcales bacterium genomic window:
- the uvrA gene encoding excinuclease ABC subunit UvrA, whose amino-acid sequence MSSDQLIIKGARVHNLANLNVTLPRNKLVVITGVSGSGKSSLAFDTIYAEGQRRYVESLSAYARQFLEQLGKPDVDSIEGLSPAISIEQKTTSRNPRSTVGTITEIYDYLRVLYSRVGEVHCPNCDRPIAAQTVPQIVDQIMGLGDEKKIHVLAPVARGRKGEYRKELERFRKDGFARVKIDGKVHLLEDEIALDKNKKHDIDLFVDRLAIKDGIQRRLTDSVEQALKLGDGLVKIETLADAVVHVYSERFACTECGFSLPELEPRLFSFNNPYGACPACDGLGYKMEFDPEMVVPNPNLSIREGALLPWENRHSVFFSQMLESLAKHYDFSIYTPWRELPAKVRDALLWGSGDDEIRFYYDQGDRRYEYTKGFEGVIGNLRRRFQETQSEMIRDELQRFMSVRPCPECKGARLRRETLAVRVGGKNIAEVSDLSIREAVRFFGGLTLDPRRAEIARRLLKEINDRLGFLEAVGLDYLALSRGGVSLSGGESQRIRLATQVGSSLVGVLYILDEPSIGLHQRDNDRLLKMLRRLRDLDNTVIVVEHDRETILAADHVIDLGPGAGIHGGRIVSQGTPAEIMADPHSLTGQYLTGKREIPTPAKRRAPNDKWIEIRGASENNLKGIDVRFPLGLFIGVTGVSGSGKSSLILDTLYKALMQRLHHSKERAGAHREIRGLHFIDKVIDIDQSPIGRTPRSNPATYTGLFTPIRELFAELPESRVRGYKAGRFSFNVKGGRCESCQGDGLIKVEMHFLPDVYVVCDQCHGRRYNRDTLEVKYKQKSIADMLDMTVDQAAEFLASFPLIMDKLRTLQEVGLGYLPLGLQATKLSGGEAQRIKLARELSRRATGRTLYILDEPTTGLHFDDIAKLIVVLNRLVETGNTVIVIEHNLDVIKTADYLIDLGPEGGDNGGRVIAAGTPEEVAADEHSFTGMFLSKVLPQNNHKRKRRAG is encoded by the coding sequence ATGAGCAGCGACCAGTTGATCATCAAAGGCGCCCGGGTGCACAACCTGGCCAACCTCAACGTCACCCTGCCCCGCAACAAGCTGGTGGTCATCACCGGCGTGTCGGGCTCGGGAAAAAGTTCGCTCGCCTTCGACACGATCTACGCCGAGGGCCAGCGCCGCTACGTCGAGAGCCTGTCCGCCTACGCGCGCCAGTTCCTCGAACAGCTCGGCAAGCCGGACGTGGACAGCATCGAGGGCCTTTCGCCCGCCATCAGCATCGAGCAGAAGACCACCTCGCGGAACCCGCGTTCGACCGTCGGCACCATCACCGAAATCTACGATTACCTGCGCGTGCTGTACTCCCGCGTCGGCGAGGTCCATTGCCCGAATTGCGACCGGCCGATCGCGGCGCAGACCGTGCCGCAGATCGTCGATCAGATCATGGGCCTGGGCGACGAGAAAAAAATCCACGTGCTGGCCCCGGTGGCGCGCGGCCGCAAGGGCGAGTACCGCAAGGAACTCGAGCGGTTCCGCAAGGACGGCTTCGCCCGCGTCAAAATCGACGGCAAGGTCCATCTGCTGGAAGACGAGATCGCGCTGGACAAGAACAAGAAGCACGACATCGACCTGTTCGTCGACCGGCTGGCCATCAAGGACGGCATCCAGCGGCGCCTCACCGATTCGGTCGAACAGGCGCTCAAGCTCGGCGACGGCCTGGTGAAAATCGAGACGCTGGCCGACGCGGTCGTCCACGTCTATTCCGAGCGGTTCGCCTGCACCGAGTGCGGCTTCAGCCTGCCCGAATTGGAGCCGCGCCTGTTCAGCTTCAACAATCCTTACGGCGCCTGCCCGGCATGCGACGGCCTGGGCTACAAGATGGAATTCGACCCGGAGATGGTGGTGCCCAATCCGAACCTGTCGATCCGCGAGGGCGCCCTGCTGCCGTGGGAAAACCGGCATTCGGTCTTTTTTTCGCAAATGCTGGAGAGCCTCGCCAAGCACTACGATTTTTCGATCTACACGCCATGGCGCGAGTTGCCGGCCAAGGTCCGCGATGCGCTGCTGTGGGGCAGCGGCGACGACGAAATCCGATTTTACTACGACCAGGGAGACCGGCGGTACGAATACACCAAGGGCTTCGAGGGCGTCATCGGCAACCTGCGCCGGCGCTTCCAGGAAACGCAAAGCGAAATGATCCGCGACGAACTGCAGCGCTTCATGAGCGTCCGCCCCTGCCCGGAATGCAAGGGCGCCCGCTTGCGGCGGGAAACGCTCGCAGTGCGCGTCGGCGGCAAGAACATCGCCGAGGTATCCGACCTGAGCATCCGCGAAGCCGTGCGCTTTTTCGGCGGGTTGACGCTCGATCCGCGGCGCGCCGAAATCGCCCGCCGGCTGCTCAAGGAAATCAACGACCGCCTCGGTTTTCTGGAGGCGGTGGGCCTCGATTACCTGGCGCTCAGCCGCGGCGGCGTCAGCCTCTCGGGCGGCGAAAGCCAGCGCATCCGGCTGGCGACGCAGGTCGGTTCGAGCCTGGTGGGCGTTTTGTACATTCTGGACGAGCCGTCGATCGGCCTGCACCAGCGCGACAACGACCGGTTGCTGAAGATGCTCCGCCGCCTGCGCGACCTGGACAACACGGTGATCGTCGTCGAGCACGACCGCGAAACGATCCTCGCCGCCGATCACGTCATCGACCTGGGGCCGGGCGCCGGCATCCACGGCGGGCGCATCGTGTCGCAGGGCACCCCGGCCGAAATCATGGCCGACCCACACAGCCTCACCGGCCAGTACCTGACGGGCAAGCGCGAGATTCCGACGCCGGCGAAGCGGCGCGCGCCCAACGACAAGTGGATCGAAATCCGCGGCGCCAGTGAAAACAACCTGAAGGGAATTGACGTGCGGTTCCCGCTCGGCCTGTTCATCGGCGTGACCGGCGTTTCCGGCTCGGGCAAGAGCTCGCTGATCCTCGATACCCTATACAAGGCCCTGATGCAACGGCTTCATCACAGCAAGGAGCGCGCCGGGGCGCACCGCGAAATCCGTGGGCTGCACTTCATCGACAAGGTCATCGACATCGACCAGAGCCCGATCGGCCGCACGCCGCGCAGCAACCCGGCCACCTACACCGGCCTGTTCACGCCGATCCGCGAACTCTTCGCCGAGCTGCCCGAATCGCGGGTCCGCGGCTACAAGGCCGGCCGTTTCTCGTTCAACGTCAAGGGCGGCCGCTGCGAATCCTGCCAGGGCGACGGCCTGATCAAGGTGGAAATGCACTTCCTGCCCGACGTGTACGTGGTCTGCGACCAGTGCCACGGCCGGCGCTACAACCGCGACACGCTCGAGGTCAAGTACAAGCAGAAATCGATTGCCGACATGCTGGACATGACGGTGGACCAGGCGGCCGAGTTTCTGGCCAGCTTCCCGCTGATCATGGACAAGTTGCGGACGCTCCAGGAAGTCGGGCTCGGCTATCTGCCGCTCGGCCTGCAGGCCACCAAGCTGTCGGGCGGCGAGGCGCAACGCATCAAGCTCGCCCGCGAACTATCCCGCCGCGCCACCGGCCGGACGTTGTATATTCTCGACGAACCGACCACCGGCCTGCACTTCGACGATATCGCCAAGTTGATCGTCGTCCTCAACCGGCTGGTCGAGACCGGCAATACCGTGATCGTCATCGAGCACAACCTGGACGTGATCAAAACGGCGGACTATCTCATCGACCTGGGGCCGGAAGGCGGCGACAACGGCGGGCGGGTGATCGCCGCCGGCACGCCGGAGGAAGTCGCGGCCGACGAACATAGTTTTACGGGGATGTTCTTGAGCAAGGTGCTGCCGCAAAACAACCACAAGCGTAAACGGCGCGCGGGGTGA
- a CDS encoding AAA family ATPase produces MELPSALEPVKSHIEAKYPLLYLLTWEEARVCGHLMLLTTELKPPRLMYFWSVTEGYSGQAEGQPVAMNDPLAAIDYAIETTESALFVLKDFHPYLRDDHRVIRRLRDAYQALQGTGKTLILLGPILSVPTELEKEITVLDYPLPDFLEANQILVDVVEAEQPGALTQLDARQSEALVRVFLGLTADEIAAVARKVISRRKSFSVNAMEEVIEEKRNILRKSEILEFIINKVRIRQVGGLKNFKRWAKLRANGFTKEAREFGLPVPKGVLITGISGCGKSLVIQALADLWHLPLLRLDMGRVFSGFAGTPEESLRRAILTVEAVAPAVLWIDEIEMGVSVFSDSIQSGSTSRIFASFLTWMQEKKAPVFIAATANDIDRLPPEFIRKGRFDEVFFVDLPKSEERAEIVRIHLEKRGKRASDVSIEGLVKSTEGYTGAEIEQAIITALFEAFGQSREMEINDIYRALGNMVPLSVTMKEQITKQKRWADNRAVRAN; encoded by the coding sequence ATGGAACTACCGTCGGCGCTCGAACCGGTCAAATCGCATATCGAAGCCAAATACCCGCTGCTTTACTTGCTGACGTGGGAAGAGGCGCGGGTCTGCGGCCATCTGATGTTGCTCACGACGGAACTCAAACCGCCGCGCCTGATGTATTTCTGGTCGGTGACCGAGGGTTACTCGGGCCAGGCGGAAGGGCAGCCGGTCGCGATGAACGATCCGCTGGCGGCGATCGACTACGCCATCGAGACGACCGAATCCGCGCTGTTCGTTTTGAAGGATTTTCACCCCTACCTGCGCGACGATCACCGGGTGATCCGGCGCTTGCGCGACGCCTACCAGGCGCTGCAGGGCACGGGCAAGACGCTCATCCTGCTCGGGCCGATCCTGAGCGTTCCCACCGAACTGGAAAAAGAAATCACCGTCCTCGATTACCCGCTGCCGGATTTCCTCGAGGCCAACCAGATCCTCGTCGACGTCGTCGAGGCCGAACAACCCGGAGCGCTGACCCAGCTCGACGCCCGACAGAGCGAGGCGCTGGTCCGCGTTTTTCTCGGGCTGACCGCCGATGAAATCGCCGCGGTCGCGCGCAAGGTCATCTCGCGCCGCAAATCGTTTTCCGTCAATGCGATGGAGGAGGTGATCGAGGAAAAGCGGAACATCCTGCGCAAGTCGGAGATCCTCGAATTCATCATCAACAAGGTGCGGATTCGCCAGGTGGGCGGCCTGAAGAACTTCAAGCGTTGGGCGAAACTGCGCGCCAACGGCTTCACCAAGGAAGCGCGCGAGTTCGGGCTGCCGGTGCCCAAGGGCGTGCTGATCACCGGCATCTCGGGCTGCGGCAAGAGCCTGGTCATTCAGGCCCTGGCCGATCTGTGGCACCTGCCGCTCCTACGGCTCGACATGGGGCGCGTGTTTTCGGGGTTCGCCGGGACGCCGGAGGAAAGCCTGCGGCGGGCGATCCTGACCGTCGAAGCGGTGGCGCCGGCGGTGCTGTGGATCGACGAGATCGAAATGGGCGTCAGCGTGTTTTCCGATTCGATCCAATCCGGTTCGACCAGCCGCATCTTCGCCTCGTTCCTGACCTGGATGCAGGAAAAGAAAGCGCCGGTGTTCATCGCCGCCACGGCCAACGACATCGACCGTCTGCCGCCGGAATTCATCCGTAAGGGGCGGTTCGACGAGGTGTTTTTCGTCGATCTGCCCAAGTCGGAGGAGCGCGCCGAGATCGTGCGCATTCACCTGGAAAAGCGGGGTAAGCGGGCCAGCGACGTCAGCATCGAGGGCCTGGTGAAGAGCACCGAAGGGTACACCGGCGCGGAAATCGAACAGGCCATCATCACCGCGCTGTTCGAGGCGTTCGGCCAGAGTCGCGAAATGGAGATCAACGACATCTACCGCGCGCTCGGCAACATGGTGCCGCTGTCGGTGACGATGAAGGAACAGATTACCAAACAGAAACGCTGGGCCGACAACCGCGCCGTCCGCGCCAACTAA
- the motA gene encoding flagellar motor stator protein MotA — MQIVFGLVFVVICVIGGYLFAHGNLAVLYQPAELIIIGGAALGSLFISTPRSTIKQMGKAIAGGIKRKSSAPQYLNLLKVLFDLATLVRKEGILALENHVENTDSSPILSNLSKHKDLLDYMCDSLRLVLIGIEFEELSGMLEVDLETREEEAEEPGTALSTVADALPGLGIVAAVLGIIITMGSIGGDTAEVGKHVAAALVGTFLGVLLSYGFVGPLAHVVKSEMMHGLVLMRIAKIGIIGLSMGANPLMVCESARRAIPETDRPTFKLMEDTVRGK; from the coding sequence TTGCAGATCGTTTTTGGTCTCGTTTTCGTCGTCATCTGCGTCATCGGCGGCTATCTATTCGCCCATGGCAACCTCGCTGTTTTGTACCAGCCCGCCGAGTTGATCATCATCGGCGGCGCGGCCCTCGGCTCCTTGTTCATCAGCACGCCCCGCTCGACCATCAAACAGATGGGCAAGGCCATCGCCGGCGGCATCAAACGCAAATCCAGCGCGCCGCAATACCTCAATTTGCTGAAAGTGCTCTTCGACCTGGCCACCCTGGTCCGGAAAGAGGGCATTCTCGCGCTGGAAAATCACGTCGAAAACACCGATTCCAGCCCGATCCTCTCGAACCTGTCGAAGCACAAGGATCTGCTCGACTACATGTGCGATTCGCTCCGCCTGGTGCTGATCGGCATCGAATTCGAGGAATTGTCGGGCATGCTCGAAGTCGACCTGGAAACGCGCGAAGAGGAAGCCGAGGAACCGGGCACCGCCCTGTCGACGGTCGCCGACGCGCTTCCCGGCCTGGGCATCGTGGCCGCGGTGCTCGGCATCATCATCACCATGGGTTCGATCGGCGGCGACACCGCGGAGGTCGGCAAGCACGTGGCCGCGGCGCTGGTCGGAACCTTTCTGGGCGTGCTTTTGTCCTATGGTTTTGTCGGGCCGTTGGCGCACGTGGTCAAATCCGAAATGATGCACGGCCTGGTGCTGATGCGCATCGCGAAAATCGGCATCATCGGCCTGTCGATGGGCGCCAACCCCCTGATGGTCTGCGAATCGGCGCGCCGCGCCATTCCGGAAACGGATCGGCCGACGTTCAAGCTGATGGAAGACACGGTGCGCGGCAAGTAG
- a CDS encoding amidohydrolase family protein, whose product MEFDILFQRATVVDGSGHLPYVADVAVQKDRIAAIGKLTGATAARVVDADGLVLCPGFIDIHSHGDLVLFRDAAPDLFEPLIRQGITTFVGGNCGLGMAPLPDTENNDFIDAFMYAFTADRLRPYIKWSSMAEFMNFLDRKGVPINAGLLAPHGILRLSAVGPATRHATRDEIGRMCRWLDQALGEGALGLSTGLQYFPGSQSDTGELVDLARVVSRHGACFTSHLRSYSATLDQAVQEAVTVSQEAEVPVQISHLFWLPDFGPALNAAFRALIQVTSKVYERVKFPVPSDSAASRVLHNIDRLRRAGKARVHVDAMPTSAGFTHLIAFFPPWALEGKNIDEILGRLRDKKARRRMLRDIEKGDTFAWPHDRNDTWSMNFFKIMGWGSVSVMSVPSEKNRHLEGKNLIEIGKMWKMHPFDAACELLLQENGRVLVFETLTYPGDDLMETSVVTSMKDPNVSIVTDSILMGFGRPSHLFYDCYPKFFQRYVRETKVISLEAGVRKCTGLSADSLGIERRGYLKPGYFADLVLFDLKTIRTHSTFQEPRRNPDGIHLVAINGKIVVDGDRYDRNALAGSVLRH is encoded by the coding sequence ATGGAATTCGACATCCTGTTCCAGCGCGCCACCGTTGTCGACGGCAGCGGCCACCTGCCCTACGTCGCCGACGTCGCCGTCCAAAAAGACCGGATCGCCGCGATCGGCAAGCTGACCGGCGCCACGGCCGCGCGGGTCGTCGACGCCGACGGTCTCGTGCTGTGCCCCGGTTTCATCGACATCCATTCCCACGGCGATCTCGTGCTGTTCCGCGACGCCGCGCCCGACCTGTTCGAGCCGCTGATCCGCCAGGGCATCACGACGTTCGTCGGCGGCAACTGCGGCCTGGGCATGGCGCCGTTGCCGGATACGGAAAACAACGACTTCATCGACGCCTTCATGTACGCCTTCACGGCCGACCGACTGCGTCCCTACATCAAATGGTCGTCCATGGCCGAATTCATGAACTTCCTGGACCGGAAGGGCGTCCCGATCAACGCCGGCTTGCTGGCGCCCCACGGCATTCTGCGCCTGTCGGCCGTCGGCCCGGCCACCCGCCACGCGACGCGCGACGAGATCGGCCGCATGTGCCGCTGGCTCGACCAGGCCCTGGGCGAAGGCGCGCTCGGCCTGTCCACCGGCTTGCAATATTTCCCCGGCAGCCAATCCGACACCGGCGAACTGGTCGATCTGGCGCGCGTGGTGTCGCGTCACGGCGCCTGCTTCACCAGCCACCTGCGTTCGTACTCCGCGACGCTGGACCAGGCCGTGCAGGAAGCGGTGACCGTTTCCCAGGAAGCCGAGGTGCCGGTGCAGATCAGCCACCTGTTCTGGCTGCCCGATTTCGGCCCGGCGCTCAACGCCGCGTTCCGGGCGCTGATCCAGGTGACCAGCAAGGTCTACGAGCGGGTCAAGTTCCCGGTGCCGTCCGATTCGGCCGCCTCGCGGGTGTTGCACAACATCGATCGGCTGCGCCGCGCCGGAAAAGCCCGCGTTCACGTGGACGCCATGCCGACCAGCGCCGGGTTCACGCACCTGATCGCCTTCTTCCCGCCGTGGGCCTTGGAAGGCAAGAACATCGACGAGATTCTCGGCCGGTTGCGCGACAAAAAAGCGCGCCGCCGGATGCTGCGCGACATCGAAAAGGGCGACACCTTCGCCTGGCCGCACGATCGCAACGACACCTGGTCGATGAATTTCTTCAAAATCATGGGCTGGGGCAGCGTTTCGGTGATGAGCGTGCCCAGCGAAAAAAATCGCCACCTGGAAGGCAAGAACCTGATCGAAATCGGCAAAATGTGGAAAATGCACCCCTTCGACGCCGCCTGCGAATTGTTGTTGCAGGAAAACGGCCGGGTGTTGGTCTTCGAAACGCTGACCTATCCGGGCGACGACCTGATGGAAACCAGCGTCGTCACCTCGATGAAAGACCCGAACGTCTCCATCGTCACCGATTCGATCCTGATGGGTTTCGGCCGGCCCAGCCACTTGTTCTACGACTGCTACCCGAAGTTTTTCCAGCGCTATGTGCGCGAAACAAAAGTGATTTCTCTCGAAGCCGGCGTCCGCAAATGCACCGGCTTGTCGGCGGATTCCCTCGGCATCGAACGCCGTGGCTACCTGAAGCCCGGCTATTTCGCCGACCTGGTGCTCTTCGACCTGAAGACGATCCGCACCCACTCGACTTTCCAGGAGCCGCGTCGCAACCCGGACGGCATCCACCTGGTGGCCATCAATGGAAAGATCGTGGTGGACGGTGATCGGTACGACAGAAACGCTTTGGCCGGCTCGGTTTTGCGCCACTGA
- a CDS encoding MBOAT family protein, whose amino-acid sequence MLFPSREFLFYFLPILLAVYYLIPNRARRLWLAVGSYFFYGWWNPRYIPLLLVSTLLNYYAAMAIARLGDRPLRRTIYVAAIVANLGLLGFFKYFMFANRSLAELFGLVGATYPESLLRIEVLLPIGISFFTFQAMSYTIDVYRGKVGTAAGLIDFACFKSLFPQLIAGPIVRYTDLADQLRHPRFSWRRTYAGLTFFILGLAKKVLLADNISPLVNRFFDATDLAGFGAVDAITATIAYSLQIYFDFSGYSDMAVGLGYFLGYQFPQNFNSPYKSVDISEFWRRWHMTLSYFLRDYLYIALGGSRGGRWRTYRNLALTMLLGGLWHGANWTFVVWGAWHGAWLVIERLAGKRYPLRHAPRVVRIGVTYGLACLGWIFFRAKDLSTALAVFGKLGDWRGGGILLTAAENRLPLLMSVLGLVLVFGLRNTWELKQEAGVPRTLGLIALFLLCLVFLFGMVTHPFLYFQF is encoded by the coding sequence ATGCTTTTCCCGAGCCGTGAGTTCCTGTTTTACTTCCTGCCGATTCTGCTCGCGGTGTATTACCTGATTCCCAATCGCGCGCGGCGCCTTTGGCTGGCCGTCGGCAGTTACTTTTTCTACGGCTGGTGGAACCCGCGTTACATCCCGTTGCTGCTGGTTTCGACGCTGCTCAATTATTACGCGGCGATGGCCATCGCGCGCCTGGGCGATCGGCCGTTGCGACGGACGATTTACGTGGCGGCGATCGTCGCCAACCTGGGGCTGCTGGGCTTTTTCAAGTACTTCATGTTCGCCAACCGCTCGCTGGCCGAACTGTTCGGGCTGGTGGGCGCGACCTATCCCGAGTCGCTGTTGCGGATCGAGGTGCTGCTGCCGATCGGCATCAGCTTCTTCACGTTCCAAGCGATGTCCTACACCATCGACGTGTACCGGGGCAAAGTGGGAACGGCAGCCGGGTTGATCGATTTCGCCTGTTTCAAATCGCTGTTTCCGCAACTGATCGCCGGGCCGATCGTCCGCTACACCGACCTGGCGGATCAACTGCGACACCCCCGTTTTTCGTGGCGGCGCACTTACGCCGGCCTGACGTTTTTCATTCTCGGGCTGGCGAAAAAGGTTTTGCTAGCCGACAACATCTCGCCGCTGGTGAATCGTTTTTTCGACGCGACGGACCTGGCCGGCTTCGGCGCGGTGGACGCGATCACCGCGACGATCGCCTACAGCCTGCAGATCTATTTCGACTTTTCCGGCTATTCCGACATGGCGGTGGGCCTGGGCTATTTCCTGGGCTACCAATTCCCGCAGAATTTCAATTCGCCCTACAAATCGGTCGATATCAGCGAATTCTGGCGCCGCTGGCACATGACCCTCTCTTACTTTTTGCGCGACTATCTCTACATCGCACTAGGCGGATCGCGCGGCGGCCGCTGGCGTACCTACCGCAACCTGGCGCTGACCATGCTGCTGGGCGGCTTGTGGCACGGCGCCAACTGGACGTTCGTCGTCTGGGGCGCCTGGCACGGCGCCTGGCTGGTGATCGAGCGCCTGGCAGGTAAACGCTATCCGTTGCGTCACGCGCCGCGCGTCGTCCGGATCGGCGTCACTTACGGATTGGCCTGTCTGGGCTGGATTTTCTTCCGCGCCAAGGATTTGAGCACGGCGCTGGCGGTCTTCGGCAAGCTGGGCGACTGGCGCGGCGGCGGCATCCTGCTGACGGCGGCCGAAAATCGTCTGCCGCTGCTCATGTCCGTGCTGGGTCTGGTGCTGGTGTTCGGACTGCGCAATACCTGGGAGCTGAAACAGGAAGCCGGCGTCCCGAGAACCCTCGGGCTGATCGCGCTTTTCCTGCTGTGCCTGGTGTTTCTCTTCGGCATGGTGACGCATCCGTTTTTGTATTTTCAGTTTTAA
- a CDS encoding winged helix-turn-helix transcriptional regulator — protein METPLAEQLARALREIYRHVDVFHDEMLQVTPKELGLLLVVEEHGPTRVKELAQQVNLPLSTVSWTADKMVGRKLLARKTDPHDRRAILLTLTRTGRAAIKAHYSIFDLVAKTALGVLTPEDGQIVMHAIQKVVNQLS, from the coding sequence TTGGAAACTCCCTTGGCCGAGCAATTGGCGCGGGCCTTGCGCGAAATCTACCGCCACGTCGACGTCTTTCACGACGAAATGCTGCAGGTGACGCCGAAGGAACTGGGCTTGCTGCTCGTGGTGGAGGAACACGGTCCCACGCGCGTCAAGGAACTGGCGCAACAAGTGAACCTGCCGCTTTCGACGGTCAGTTGGACCGCGGACAAGATGGTCGGCCGCAAGCTCCTGGCGCGGAAAACCGATCCGCACGACCGGCGGGCGATTCTGCTCACCCTGACCCGCACCGGCCGGGCGGCGATCAAAGCCCATTATTCGATCTTCGACCTGGTCGCCAAGACGGCGCTGGGCGTGCTGACGCCGGAAGACGGGCAAATCGTGATGCATGCCATTCAGAAGGTCGTCAACCAACTTTCCTAG
- a CDS encoding OmpA family protein, protein MAEESKRPRPKLIKKIKKGGHHGGAWKVAYADFVTAMMALFMVLWILGQSPEVKESISAYFLDPQGIPMTQQKNSLLDNKGAGVLDKLPTVSPSGGEGSGPSYVEPIQNAQQEKQAMQKAVQRITQKFMESQELKDLADSIKVEMTDQGMRIELMEKSEGTFFEIGSAQPKENLKKAIGAIISSLPPLDNAITVEGHTDARPFLSGDKGYSNWELSADRANAARRVLLQDGVSAGRITEVRALADRMPLAGVDPLDGRNRRVSLFLQSKFTGENAGQAANQDAADSGNAVPSPDKLLAPAAAKPE, encoded by the coding sequence ATGGCCGAGGAAAGCAAACGCCCCCGCCCCAAATTGATCAAAAAAATCAAGAAGGGCGGTCACCACGGCGGCGCCTGGAAGGTCGCCTACGCCGACTTCGTCACCGCGATGATGGCCCTCTTCATGGTCTTGTGGATCCTCGGCCAGAGCCCGGAAGTCAAGGAATCGATCTCCGCCTATTTCCTCGACCCGCAAGGCATCCCGATGACCCAGCAGAAGAATTCGCTGCTCGACAACAAGGGCGCCGGGGTGCTCGACAAGCTTCCCACCGTCAGCCCGTCCGGCGGCGAAGGTTCCGGCCCGTCCTACGTCGAGCCGATTCAAAACGCCCAACAAGAAAAGCAGGCCATGCAAAAGGCCGTGCAGCGCATCACCCAGAAATTCATGGAAAGCCAGGAACTGAAAGACCTGGCCGACTCGATCAAGGTCGAAATGACCGACCAGGGCATGCGCATCGAACTGATGGAAAAAAGCGAGGGCACCTTCTTTGAAATCGGCAGCGCCCAACCGAAAGAAAACCTGAAAAAAGCGATCGGCGCCATCATTTCCTCGCTGCCGCCGCTCGACAACGCCATCACCGTCGAAGGCCATACCGACGCGCGGCCTTTCCTCAGCGGCGACAAGGGCTATTCCAACTGGGAACTTTCCGCCGACCGCGCCAACGCCGCCCGGCGCGTTCTGCTCCAGGACGGCGTTTCCGCCGGCCGCATCACCGAAGTGCGCGCCCTGGCCGACCGCATGCCGCTCGCCGGGGTCGACCCGCTCGACGGCCGTAACCGCCGCGTGTCATTGTTCCTCCAATCGAAATTCACCGGCGAGAACGCCGGTCAGGCGGCCAATCAAGACGCCGCCGATTCCGGCAACGCCGTTCCCAGCCCCGATAAATTGCTGGCGCCGGCCGCGGCGAAACCCGAATAA
- the pdxA gene encoding 4-hydroxythreonine-4-phosphate dehydrogenase PdxA: MKPLLVTIGDPAGIGAEVALKALQDGAAADRPVVLVGSPVVWRRAAALVGVDVFVVPEIEGPMEGSGWPVWPAADGETAACLADPATLNDSHLRERGEVQVRAIEAAVAVCRNGRAAAMVTMPIDKRANQACGVTFPGHTELIADLCGCVRPVMLLFGPDLRVVPITVHVPFRAVPDLLRADLVLETLRVVRRDVSRYFGIPKPRLGVCGLNPHAGEGGLFGTEEIHVLAPAVAQARREGIDAEGPVPADSAFAFPDRWDVILCPTHDQALIPLKQRHFACGVNTTLGLPIIRTSPDHGTARDIAWQGRADSCSAFHAIRAAVEFAARAGSVSTS; the protein is encoded by the coding sequence ATGAAACCGCTCCTCGTCACGATCGGCGACCCGGCCGGCATCGGCGCCGAAGTCGCGCTGAAAGCCCTACAAGACGGCGCCGCGGCGGATCGACCGGTGGTGCTGGTGGGCAGCCCCGTCGTTTGGCGGCGAGCCGCCGCGTTGGTCGGCGTCGATGTCTTCGTCGTGCCGGAAATCGAGGGCCCGATGGAGGGTTCGGGGTGGCCGGTCTGGCCGGCCGCGGACGGAGAGACGGCGGCTTGCCTGGCCGACCCGGCGACTTTGAACGACAGCCACCTGCGCGAGCGGGGCGAGGTTCAAGTCCGGGCGATCGAAGCCGCGGTTGCCGTCTGCCGAAACGGCCGGGCGGCGGCGATGGTGACCATGCCGATCGACAAGCGGGCCAATCAGGCCTGCGGCGTCACGTTTCCCGGGCATACCGAACTGATCGCCGATCTCTGCGGCTGCGTCCGGCCGGTAATGCTGTTGTTCGGCCCCGATTTGCGCGTCGTGCCGATCACCGTTCACGTGCCTTTTCGGGCGGTGCCCGACCTGTTGCGCGCCGACCTGGTGCTGGAAACGCTTCGGGTGGTGCGGCGCGACGTCAGCCGGTATTTCGGCATCCCCAAACCGCGACTCGGGGTTTGCGGCCTCAATCCGCACGCCGGCGAAGGCGGCTTGTTCGGCACCGAGGAAATCCACGTCCTGGCGCCGGCCGTCGCCCAGGCCCGCCGGGAGGGCATCGACGCCGAGGGTCCGGTGCCCGCCGACAGCGCGTTCGCCTTCCCCGACCGCTGGGACGTCATCCTGTGCCCGACCCACGACCAGGCCCTGATTCCGCTCAAGCAGCGGCACTTCGCCTGCGGGGTCAACACCACGCTCGGCCTGCCGATCATCCGGACCTCGCCCGATCACGGGACGGCCCGGGACATCGCCTGGCAAGGCCGGGCCGATTCGTGCAGCGCGTTTCACGCCATTCGCGCCGCGGTCGAATTCGCCGCGCGCGCCGGGAGCGTTTCGACATCATGA